A window from Hemicordylus capensis ecotype Gifberg chromosome 2, rHemCap1.1.pri, whole genome shotgun sequence encodes these proteins:
- the LOC128343076 gene encoding zinc finger and SCAN domain-containing protein 23-like isoform X2 has product MAPGEPLLWTAVDLELKLGIKMEKQDLAGPRSREKPDSLKVSSSALQVETIQEFLTGATPQQIKEEPDEGLEQRWEAQWQEFLKTAKSPHSEWRPLRLPAPFSEGNAKSLLAPFKGAADSGQWPRGEWLAQSLPDLLGEAQQASRSLDSSQTVKVEVLDEDTVSLEMRRQCFRQFCYQEAKGPREICRQLQELCHQWLTPERHTKEQILELLILEQFLTILPWEMQSWVRERGPETCAEAVVLAEDFLLMLQEPKRQKEKVPGLLEEVFLNTPKSEQDPSQSAKVHFPMESSLLGENDQVVRNEEKPFPLPRHEPEQVGVSGISVERARGKSFQGPELEELPGSLQGPEGNQENYLWKIAEEAFLCEEGGPGFHESSFPDRTEKCQRTSAGADFGKSLRQSLDLLKSQKKRLKKFKCSYCGATSNIRANIVVHERIHTGEKPYSCLTCGKSFSRKSTLVRHKRTHTGEKPYECSVCGKSFSIRCNLLRHERVHTGEKPYHCTYCGQSFSRRLLLVIHERTHTGEKSL; this is encoded by the exons ATGGCCCCTGGAGAGCCATTGTTATGGACAGCGGTCGATTTGG AGCTGAAGCTAGGAATAAAAATGGAAAAGCAAGATCTGGCTGGACCCAGATCCAGAGAAAAACCAGACAGCCTGAAggtctcctcctctgccctccaaGTGGAGACCATCCAGGAGTTCTTGACTGGGGCAACTCCACAACAAATTAAAGAAGAACCAGATGAAGGCCTGGAGCAGCGCTGGGAAGCCCAATGGCAGGAGTTCCTAAAGACCGCCAAAtcccctcactctgaatggaggCCGCTGCGGTTACCTGCTCCCTTCTCGGAGGGGAATGCGAAATCCCTTCTGGCTCCCTTCAAGGGAGCAGCTGATTCTGGACAATGGCCTAGAGGGGAGTGGTTGGCTCAGAGCTTGCCGGACCTCCTTGGAGAAGCCCAGCAGGCCTCTAGAAGCCTGGACTCCTCTCAGACGGTGAAGGTAGAAGTTCTAGATGAAGACACGGTCAGCTTGGAAATGCGACGCCAGTgtttcaggcagttctgctaccaggaggccaAGGGGCCCCGGGAGATTTGCAGGCAGCTCCAGGAACTCTGCCACCAATGGCTAACACCAGAGAGACACACCAAGGAGCAGATTCTGGAGCtgctgatcctggagcagttcctgaccatcctgccctGGGAAATGCAGAGCTGGGTCAGGGAACGTGGGCCAGAGACCTGCGCCGAGGCAGTGGTTCTGGCTGAGGATTTCCTCCTGATGCTACAAGAACCCAAGAGACAGAAGGAAAAA GTTCCAGGACTCTTGGAAGAGGTATTTCTTAACACTCCCAAATCAGAGCAAGATCCATCACAAAGTGCCAAGGTGCACTTCCCCATGGAATCCAGCTTGCTAG GAGAGAATGACCAAGTTGTGAGGAATGAAGAGAAACCCTTCCCACTGCCTAGGCATGAGCCTGAACAAGTGGGTGTCAGTGGAATATCCGTGGAAAGAGCCAGAGGGAAATCTTTCCAGGGCCCTGAGCTGGAAGAGCTTCCTGGGagtctgcaggggcctgaagggAACCAGGAAAACTATCTGTGGAAGATAGCAGAAGAAGCTTTCCTTTGTGAGGAAGGTGGTCCAGGCTTCCATGAAAGTTCCTTCCCAGATAGGACTGAAAAGTGTCAGAGAACCAGCGCAGGGGCTGACTTTGGGAAAAGCCTCCGCCAGAGTTTAGACCTCCTCAAGAGCCAGAAAAAGCGACTGAAAAAGTTTAAATGCTCCTACTGTGGAGCCACGTCCAATATCAGAGCAAACATTGTGGTGCACGAGAGaattcacactggagagaaaccgtaCAGCTGTTTAacctgtgggaaaagcttcagccgaAAATCAACTCTCGTCAGACACAAGAGGAcacacacgggagagaaaccgtATGAGTGCTCtgtctgtgggaaaagcttcagcattAGGTGTAACCTTTTGCGGCACGAGAGGGTTCACACAGGCGAGAAACCGTATCATTGCACGTACTGCGGCCAGAGCTTCAGTCGGAGACTTCTGCTCGTGATACACGAGAGaacacacacaggagagaaaaGCTTATAA
- the LOC128343076 gene encoding zinc finger and SCAN domain-containing protein 23-like isoform X1: protein MKPPSCTAAQRAKKRPSCPAFISFLVRNFPFWHLLIFAAIMEGTIDAPGGALQKLHGAELKLGIKMEKQDLAGPRSREKPDSLKVSSSALQVETIQEFLTGATPQQIKEEPDEGLEQRWEAQWQEFLKTAKSPHSEWRPLRLPAPFSEGNAKSLLAPFKGAADSGQWPRGEWLAQSLPDLLGEAQQASRSLDSSQTVKVEVLDEDTVSLEMRRQCFRQFCYQEAKGPREICRQLQELCHQWLTPERHTKEQILELLILEQFLTILPWEMQSWVRERGPETCAEAVVLAEDFLLMLQEPKRQKEKVPGLLEEVFLNTPKSEQDPSQSAKVHFPMESSLLGENDQVVRNEEKPFPLPRHEPEQVGVSGISVERARGKSFQGPELEELPGSLQGPEGNQENYLWKIAEEAFLCEEGGPGFHESSFPDRTEKCQRTSAGADFGKSLRQSLDLLKSQKKRLKKFKCSYCGATSNIRANIVVHERIHTGEKPYSCLTCGKSFSRKSTLVRHKRTHTGEKPYECSVCGKSFSIRCNLLRHERVHTGEKPYHCTYCGQSFSRRLLLVIHERTHTGEKSL from the exons ATGAAGCCACCTTCCTGCACAGCTGCACAGAGAGCTAAGAAAAGACCTTCCTGTCCTGCCTTTATTTCCTTCCTGGTGAGAAACTTCCCCTTTTGGCATCTCCTTATCTTTGCTGCAATCATGGAAGGGACTATAGATGCCCCAGGAGGTGCACTGCAAAAGCTGCATGGAGCCG AGCTGAAGCTAGGAATAAAAATGGAAAAGCAAGATCTGGCTGGACCCAGATCCAGAGAAAAACCAGACAGCCTGAAggtctcctcctctgccctccaaGTGGAGACCATCCAGGAGTTCTTGACTGGGGCAACTCCACAACAAATTAAAGAAGAACCAGATGAAGGCCTGGAGCAGCGCTGGGAAGCCCAATGGCAGGAGTTCCTAAAGACCGCCAAAtcccctcactctgaatggaggCCGCTGCGGTTACCTGCTCCCTTCTCGGAGGGGAATGCGAAATCCCTTCTGGCTCCCTTCAAGGGAGCAGCTGATTCTGGACAATGGCCTAGAGGGGAGTGGTTGGCTCAGAGCTTGCCGGACCTCCTTGGAGAAGCCCAGCAGGCCTCTAGAAGCCTGGACTCCTCTCAGACGGTGAAGGTAGAAGTTCTAGATGAAGACACGGTCAGCTTGGAAATGCGACGCCAGTgtttcaggcagttctgctaccaggaggccaAGGGGCCCCGGGAGATTTGCAGGCAGCTCCAGGAACTCTGCCACCAATGGCTAACACCAGAGAGACACACCAAGGAGCAGATTCTGGAGCtgctgatcctggagcagttcctgaccatcctgccctGGGAAATGCAGAGCTGGGTCAGGGAACGTGGGCCAGAGACCTGCGCCGAGGCAGTGGTTCTGGCTGAGGATTTCCTCCTGATGCTACAAGAACCCAAGAGACAGAAGGAAAAA GTTCCAGGACTCTTGGAAGAGGTATTTCTTAACACTCCCAAATCAGAGCAAGATCCATCACAAAGTGCCAAGGTGCACTTCCCCATGGAATCCAGCTTGCTAG GAGAGAATGACCAAGTTGTGAGGAATGAAGAGAAACCCTTCCCACTGCCTAGGCATGAGCCTGAACAAGTGGGTGTCAGTGGAATATCCGTGGAAAGAGCCAGAGGGAAATCTTTCCAGGGCCCTGAGCTGGAAGAGCTTCCTGGGagtctgcaggggcctgaagggAACCAGGAAAACTATCTGTGGAAGATAGCAGAAGAAGCTTTCCTTTGTGAGGAAGGTGGTCCAGGCTTCCATGAAAGTTCCTTCCCAGATAGGACTGAAAAGTGTCAGAGAACCAGCGCAGGGGCTGACTTTGGGAAAAGCCTCCGCCAGAGTTTAGACCTCCTCAAGAGCCAGAAAAAGCGACTGAAAAAGTTTAAATGCTCCTACTGTGGAGCCACGTCCAATATCAGAGCAAACATTGTGGTGCACGAGAGaattcacactggagagaaaccgtaCAGCTGTTTAacctgtgggaaaagcttcagccgaAAATCAACTCTCGTCAGACACAAGAGGAcacacacgggagagaaaccgtATGAGTGCTCtgtctgtgggaaaagcttcagcattAGGTGTAACCTTTTGCGGCACGAGAGGGTTCACACAGGCGAGAAACCGTATCATTGCACGTACTGCGGCCAGAGCTTCAGTCGGAGACTTCTGCTCGTGATACACGAGAGaacacacacaggagagaaaaGCTTATAA
- the LOC128343076 gene encoding zinc finger protein 397-like isoform X3 — protein MEKQDLAGPRSREKPDSLKVSSSALQVETIQEFLTGATPQQIKEEPDEGLEQRWEAQWQEFLKTAKSPHSEWRPLRLPAPFSEGNAKSLLAPFKGAADSGQWPRGEWLAQSLPDLLGEAQQASRSLDSSQTVKVEVLDEDTVSLEMRRQCFRQFCYQEAKGPREICRQLQELCHQWLTPERHTKEQILELLILEQFLTILPWEMQSWVRERGPETCAEAVVLAEDFLLMLQEPKRQKEKVPGLLEEVFLNTPKSEQDPSQSAKVHFPMESSLLGENDQVVRNEEKPFPLPRHEPEQVGVSGISVERARGKSFQGPELEELPGSLQGPEGNQENYLWKIAEEAFLCEEGGPGFHESSFPDRTEKCQRTSAGADFGKSLRQSLDLLKSQKKRLKKFKCSYCGATSNIRANIVVHERIHTGEKPYSCLTCGKSFSRKSTLVRHKRTHTGEKPYECSVCGKSFSIRCNLLRHERVHTGEKPYHCTYCGQSFSRRLLLVIHERTHTGEKSL, from the exons ATGGAAAAGCAAGATCTGGCTGGACCCAGATCCAGAGAAAAACCAGACAGCCTGAAggtctcctcctctgccctccaaGTGGAGACCATCCAGGAGTTCTTGACTGGGGCAACTCCACAACAAATTAAAGAAGAACCAGATGAAGGCCTGGAGCAGCGCTGGGAAGCCCAATGGCAGGAGTTCCTAAAGACCGCCAAAtcccctcactctgaatggaggCCGCTGCGGTTACCTGCTCCCTTCTCGGAGGGGAATGCGAAATCCCTTCTGGCTCCCTTCAAGGGAGCAGCTGATTCTGGACAATGGCCTAGAGGGGAGTGGTTGGCTCAGAGCTTGCCGGACCTCCTTGGAGAAGCCCAGCAGGCCTCTAGAAGCCTGGACTCCTCTCAGACGGTGAAGGTAGAAGTTCTAGATGAAGACACGGTCAGCTTGGAAATGCGACGCCAGTgtttcaggcagttctgctaccaggaggccaAGGGGCCCCGGGAGATTTGCAGGCAGCTCCAGGAACTCTGCCACCAATGGCTAACACCAGAGAGACACACCAAGGAGCAGATTCTGGAGCtgctgatcctggagcagttcctgaccatcctgccctGGGAAATGCAGAGCTGGGTCAGGGAACGTGGGCCAGAGACCTGCGCCGAGGCAGTGGTTCTGGCTGAGGATTTCCTCCTGATGCTACAAGAACCCAAGAGACAGAAGGAAAAA GTTCCAGGACTCTTGGAAGAGGTATTTCTTAACACTCCCAAATCAGAGCAAGATCCATCACAAAGTGCCAAGGTGCACTTCCCCATGGAATCCAGCTTGCTAG GAGAGAATGACCAAGTTGTGAGGAATGAAGAGAAACCCTTCCCACTGCCTAGGCATGAGCCTGAACAAGTGGGTGTCAGTGGAATATCCGTGGAAAGAGCCAGAGGGAAATCTTTCCAGGGCCCTGAGCTGGAAGAGCTTCCTGGGagtctgcaggggcctgaagggAACCAGGAAAACTATCTGTGGAAGATAGCAGAAGAAGCTTTCCTTTGTGAGGAAGGTGGTCCAGGCTTCCATGAAAGTTCCTTCCCAGATAGGACTGAAAAGTGTCAGAGAACCAGCGCAGGGGCTGACTTTGGGAAAAGCCTCCGCCAGAGTTTAGACCTCCTCAAGAGCCAGAAAAAGCGACTGAAAAAGTTTAAATGCTCCTACTGTGGAGCCACGTCCAATATCAGAGCAAACATTGTGGTGCACGAGAGaattcacactggagagaaaccgtaCAGCTGTTTAacctgtgggaaaagcttcagccgaAAATCAACTCTCGTCAGACACAAGAGGAcacacacgggagagaaaccgtATGAGTGCTCtgtctgtgggaaaagcttcagcattAGGTGTAACCTTTTGCGGCACGAGAGGGTTCACACAGGCGAGAAACCGTATCATTGCACGTACTGCGGCCAGAGCTTCAGTCGGAGACTTCTGCTCGTGATACACGAGAGaacacacacaggagagaaaaGCTTATAA